A genomic stretch from Festucalex cinctus isolate MCC-2025b chromosome 13, RoL_Fcin_1.0, whole genome shotgun sequence includes:
- the ccnp gene encoding cyclin-P isoform X2 encodes MARAGFCDSKPLLDLHKAVERRALIRTLPTVIGTTDCWQPVEVSESKLVPVKREQESRWDRMLSAKMSFMGFGDDTWTFSSGSVIPAKDGFLEEPLRLYPRSLQGFHGLQSLVPGLLRHEVELALEKLDLIWDRTFAWEMFLDMMRSQTLHTLPNAELPRHFTDATRAVLVDWLVQVHEMLHFQDETLYLAIHLLNRSLRLIKVTTANLQLLGIVCLFLAAKKEESLLPEVSGLCYLMDHAYTKHQLLRMERKVLTGLKFNLSYCPPLHFLLLLASVARCSAQMVWMSRYLLELSLLEGQCVAFLPMQLAGAALYLARRVLQEPQTPEGEAAWCLASGIHAGSETVLLRIMQILAGAAARAHTRETCATFIKFSSRETMHVSRHPGLNNTSTLLAACT; translated from the exons ATGGCCAGGGCCGGGTTCTGCGACTCCAAGCCTCTGCTGGACTTACACAAG GCGGTCGAGAGGCGAGCCCTTATAAGAACTTTACCAACTGTCATTGGGACCACCGATTGCTGGCAGCCAGTGGAGGTTTCAGAGTCCAAACTGGTGCCTGTAAAGAGGGAGCAAGAATCCAGATGG GACAGGATGTTGTCAGCCAAAATGAGCTTTATGGGCTTCGGCGATGACACGTGGACATTCTCATCTGGCAGCGTCATCCCTGCCAAAG ATGGATTTCTGGAGGAGCCTTTGCGTCTTTACCCTCGCAGCCTGCAGGGCTTCCACGGCCTGCAGTCGCTGGTGCCCGGCCTGCTGCGCCATGAAGTGGAGCTCGCCCTCGAGAAGCTGGACCTCATATGGGACCGCACCTTTGCCTGGGAAATGTTCTTGGACATGATG AGAagtcaaactttgcacacgctgCCCAATGCTGAGCTGCCGCGACACTTCACTGATGCCACTCGAGCCGTCCTGGTTGACTGGCTTGTTCAAGTCCAT GAGATGTTGCACTTCCAGGATGAGACGCTCTACCTGGCCATTCACCTCCTCAACCGCTCCCTCCGCCTGATCAAAGTGACCACAGCCAACCTGCAGCTCCTCGGCATAGTCTGCCTCTTCCTGGCTGCTAAGAAAGAGGAGTCTCTCCTCCCGGAG GTATCTGGACTGTGCTACCTAATGGACCATGCCTACACCAAGCATCAGCTGCTGCGCATGGAGAGGAAAGTCCTCACTGGGCTTAAGTTTAACTTGTCCTACTGTCCCCCTTTGCATTTCCTGTTGCTCCTCGCGTCCGTTGCCCGCTGCAGCGCTCAG ATGGTGTGGATGTCTCGCTACCTGCTGGAGTTGTCTCTACTGGAGGGTCAGTGTGTGGCGTTTCTGCCTATGCAGTTAGCGGGGGCGGCCCTTTACTTGGCCCGGCGAGTCCTGCAAGAGCCCCAGACCCCGGAAGGCGAGGCTGCCTGGTGTCTAGCCTCCGGCATCCACGCTGGCAG TGAGACCGTCCTACTGCGAATAATGCAAATTCTGGCTGGCGCTGCAGCCAGAGCGCACACCCGAGAGACCTGTGCTACTTTTATCAAATTCTCCTCCCGGGAAACCATGCATGTCAGCAGACACCCTGGTCTGAACAACACCTCTACTCTGCTGGCCGCGTGCACTTGA
- the ccnp gene encoding cyclin-P isoform X1 translates to MARAGFCDSKPLLDLHKAVERRALIRTLPTVIGTTDCWQPVEVSESKLVPVKREQESRWVPELFSIYTDRMLSAKMSFMGFGDDTWTFSSGSVIPAKDGFLEEPLRLYPRSLQGFHGLQSLVPGLLRHEVELALEKLDLIWDRTFAWEMFLDMMRSQTLHTLPNAELPRHFTDATRAVLVDWLVQVHEMLHFQDETLYLAIHLLNRSLRLIKVTTANLQLLGIVCLFLAAKKEESLLPEVSGLCYLMDHAYTKHQLLRMERKVLTGLKFNLSYCPPLHFLLLLASVARCSAQMVWMSRYLLELSLLEGQCVAFLPMQLAGAALYLARRVLQEPQTPEGEAAWCLASGIHAGSETVLLRIMQILAGAAARAHTRETCATFIKFSSRETMHVSRHPGLNNTSTLLAACT, encoded by the exons ATGGCCAGGGCCGGGTTCTGCGACTCCAAGCCTCTGCTGGACTTACACAAG GCGGTCGAGAGGCGAGCCCTTATAAGAACTTTACCAACTGTCATTGGGACCACCGATTGCTGGCAGCCAGTGGAGGTTTCAGAGTCCAAACTGGTGCCTGTAAAGAGGGAGCAAGAATCCAGATGGGTACCTGAGCTGTTCtccatatataca GACAGGATGTTGTCAGCCAAAATGAGCTTTATGGGCTTCGGCGATGACACGTGGACATTCTCATCTGGCAGCGTCATCCCTGCCAAAG ATGGATTTCTGGAGGAGCCTTTGCGTCTTTACCCTCGCAGCCTGCAGGGCTTCCACGGCCTGCAGTCGCTGGTGCCCGGCCTGCTGCGCCATGAAGTGGAGCTCGCCCTCGAGAAGCTGGACCTCATATGGGACCGCACCTTTGCCTGGGAAATGTTCTTGGACATGATG AGAagtcaaactttgcacacgctgCCCAATGCTGAGCTGCCGCGACACTTCACTGATGCCACTCGAGCCGTCCTGGTTGACTGGCTTGTTCAAGTCCAT GAGATGTTGCACTTCCAGGATGAGACGCTCTACCTGGCCATTCACCTCCTCAACCGCTCCCTCCGCCTGATCAAAGTGACCACAGCCAACCTGCAGCTCCTCGGCATAGTCTGCCTCTTCCTGGCTGCTAAGAAAGAGGAGTCTCTCCTCCCGGAG GTATCTGGACTGTGCTACCTAATGGACCATGCCTACACCAAGCATCAGCTGCTGCGCATGGAGAGGAAAGTCCTCACTGGGCTTAAGTTTAACTTGTCCTACTGTCCCCCTTTGCATTTCCTGTTGCTCCTCGCGTCCGTTGCCCGCTGCAGCGCTCAG ATGGTGTGGATGTCTCGCTACCTGCTGGAGTTGTCTCTACTGGAGGGTCAGTGTGTGGCGTTTCTGCCTATGCAGTTAGCGGGGGCGGCCCTTTACTTGGCCCGGCGAGTCCTGCAAGAGCCCCAGACCCCGGAAGGCGAGGCTGCCTGGTGTCTAGCCTCCGGCATCCACGCTGGCAG TGAGACCGTCCTACTGCGAATAATGCAAATTCTGGCTGGCGCTGCAGCCAGAGCGCACACCCGAGAGACCTGTGCTACTTTTATCAAATTCTCCTCCCGGGAAACCATGCATGTCAGCAGACACCCTGGTCTGAACAACACCTCTACTCTGCTGGCCGCGTGCACTTGA
- the LOC144032752 gene encoding CLOCK-interacting pacemaker has product MVKEELVLGECSSHPASSKNAKDKSNSSTLRAMRETKDSDDCSERGFRCSSEKDSGYSDNCSDWQQTDADRQSNKNQTQAAADVTSGPSQDGGKGNAGNPKRMPSVQAIQPIYILNNIMFKRPQTIPKSGHLLWPHVSSEAPGSAGAHMIFFPQPSLMPTTLHKPSSHKNSTAGKKVLPVLNSYPRIAPHPIKKPPDKSLLSDEAQNLSKRVCTEHKGDLEPVATSQQLATSALDQPSSSSSSSSSSSPTQESSNSAPCSPSASAPTSRPPPRSGSGRHRRFHNTVEILRQSGLLDITLRTKELLRQSNATEREIAELRRHAELLCQAADGGSPSWQSVYRTMAESNYYPDLQNLTCLKSPTHRESVDHLEIAGKEATRRSDPSGLLSTTPRQNCSRVEPRREFSSSETSPEVVFTPPDSSTG; this is encoded by the exons ATGGTAAAAGAGGAGCTCGTATTGGGTGAGTGCTCTTCTCATCCTGCAAGCAGCAAGAATGCCAAAGACAAGAGCAACAGTTCCACTCTGAGGGCCATGAGAGAGACCAAAGACTCCGACGACTGCAGCGAACGCGGCTTCCGCTGCAGCTCAGAAAAGGACTCTGGCTACTCCG ACAACTGCTCCGATTGGCAGCAGACGGACGCGGATCGACAGAGCaataaaaatcaaacacaaGCGGCTGCTGATGTGACGTCCGGCCCAAGCCAAGATGGCGGAAAAGGAAACGCTGGCAATCCTAAACGTATGCCAAGTGTCCAAGCAATCCAGCCCATCTACATCCTCAACAACATAATGTTCAAACGG CCACAAACCATCCCAAAAAGTGGTCATCTTCTGTGGCCACACGTTAGCAGTGAAGCCCCTGGTTCCGCTGGCGCCCACATGATCTTTTTTCCACAACCTAGCTTGATGCCCACCACCCTCCACAAGCCCTCCTCGCACAAGAACAGCACAGCAGGGAAAAAAGTCTTACCCGTTCTCAACTCTTACCCCCGCATTGCACCGCACCCCATCAAAAAGCCTCCCGATAAATCCCTGTTGAGCGACGAGGCGCAGAATTTGagcaagagggtgtgcacagaACACAAGGGAGATCTCGAACCCGTGGCCACCAGTCAGCAGCTGGCAACCTCCGCCTTGGAccagccatcatcatcatcatcatcttcatcctcctccaGTCCCACTCAGGAGTCCTCAAATTCAGCACCCTGCAGTCCATCCGCCTCTGCGCCCACAAGCAGGCCGCCTCCGAGAAGCGGGAGCGGGCGCCACCGCCGCTTCCACAACACCGTGGAGATCCTGCGGCAGTCCGGCCTGCTGGACATCACGCTGCGCACCAAAGAGCTCCTGCGGCAGAGCAACGCCACCGAGCGGGAGATCGCCGAGCTGCGCCGGCACGCCGAACTGCTCTGCCAGGCCGCCGACGGCGGCAGCCCGAGCTGGCAGAGCGTCTACCGAACCATGGCTGAGTCTAACTACTACCCGGACCTGCAAAACCTGACATGTTTAAAATCGCCCACTCACCGGGAGTCGGTTGACCATTTGGAGATTGCTGGGAAAGAGGCCACGCGGCGCTCGGACCCGTCCGGCCTTCTCTCAACGACACCAAGACAGAACTGCTCGCGCGTCGAACCACGCCGAGAGTTCTCGTCAAGTGAGACTTCACCTGAGGTCGTCTTCACGCCTCCTGATAGTTCCACGGGTTAG